AAAAGGTTACATCTATGTATTTGACAAGAACGGAATGAACTTCAAGCCGTTTGAGGTCAGAAGAGACAGGGAGCAGTTCCAGAAGATACTTGGGAGAGCCAGAATCGTCATCAGCGGTGTAAAGCAACTCGAAGCAGGCAACTTTCCAAATTGGATAAAACCGCGCTGGAAGGACGAGTGTGAAGGGTGTCTCTTTAGGCCAATATGCGATGCGGTGGAGGCTAAATAACGTCCCCCATCGGGTTCTTTTCCACCCCTATCACTTCTCTGGCCGGCATGGAGCGGAACCTGTATATAACCACCGAATCCTCGTCCTCGTCAATCAGCTCCCTGAGGGTGGCCTTTATCCTCTCGAACTCCGCTTTTGTGATTTCCCCCTCGAAGACGCTGTTCTGAACCCAATGGAGATGCTGGCGCAGGAACTTCTTGACGTTATTGACCCGCTTCACATTTACGTCATAGACGATGAGGACGTACATGCCACCACCATAGAGAGTATCAAGGCAGGGCTTTTAGGGGTTGCGATTGTGTCATATCACGTTTAAATACCCAAAATATCCCTAAGATGGGTGTTTGAGGAGCATATTCAAAAACACCGCCCGCTCAGCGTTTGGGAAGTCTTAAATAACCTGAAGTTATAATATACCAGATTGTTATTTATTCGTCCAATAAATGTAACTAAATTTTTTCAGAATAGATGGATAAGCCAGAAATACCCTCAAAATTTCCTATACCCCCATAGAAATAGACCTTTCAGAATTTAGTGCGAATTCCTGCTCTGTTCTTTCAAATAAAAGCACGACAAGATTCTGGAGACCACAAAGTAACAACAAGCAGGTGACTAAAACGAAGGCCCCACGGTTAGTAGAAAGCCATAAAACCCAGGAGAGGGCCAAAATTGGAACCCCCAGCAAGCTCCACGAAACCCCCTCCGAAGAAAGATTTATAAAAACAAAGAGTGTTTATTCCTTTATAGGGCAAAAGAAGGTAAAAGCCGCCCTGTTGTAATAAGACTCTAGGAGAATTGAAAGGAGAGCAGGATTGTCGGCAGAGCTTGCAAGAAGGATGTTGTAATAAGACTCTAGGAGAATTGAAAGCTCACTAGGGAGTTGACGAAAGATTTCAATCTGGAGTTGTAATAAGACTCTAGGAGAATTGAAAGGGCTTTCCCACATCCGGAACTCGCCGGCCTAAATAAAGTTGTAATAAGACTCTAGGAGAATTGAAAGGGAAAGGTTTATGTGATTGCTGTGGTGTTAGGAATGGTTGTAATAAGACTCTAGGAGAATTGAAAGACGGAGAGGTGGCTATGGGCTTTCCTCTCTCATGGATGTTGTAATAAGACTCTAGGAGAATTGAAAGCAATCTCTTTATCAATGTAAAGATTCAACCGGACTTTACGTTGTAATAAGACTCTAGGAGAATTGAAAGTCACATAGCTGACAGCTCTCTGGTCGCGCTTGCGCCAGAAGTCGTTGTAATAAGACTCTAGGAGAATTGAAAGGATCTACTACTATGACCCAGATGGGCTCACCACAGACGTTGTAATAAGACTCTAGGAGAATTGAAAGCTTCACTGAGCTCGAAGACTACGACCTCGTCTGGCTCAGTTGTAATAAGACTCTAGGAGAATTGAAAGAGCATCGACGTCACCAACGTCCCCGCAATGGTTGTGTTGTAATAAGACTCTAGGAGAATTGAAAGGCCTAGACATCGTTGAGCTCGTGGAAGCGCTCAAGGTTGTAATAAGACTCTAGGAGAATTGAAAGTCCTCCGTGGTGATGGCAACAAAGTCCCCCGCCTCGAGTTGTAATAAGACTCTAGGAGAATTGAAAGATGTTGTCGCTCAGCATGATGTTCTTCGTCCCGTCCCGTTGTAATAAGACTCTAGGAGAATTGAAAGTTCGGAGTCATGATGCCCTCGGGGAAGGGTATATGAGTTGTAATAAGACTCTAGGAGAATTGAAAGGAACCTCCCCTCTTAGGCCAGCGTCCGACTCACGCAGTTGTAATAAGACTCTAGGAGAATTGAAAGACGAAGCCTCTCCTTAACCCACCACTTGGGCATGCCTTGTTGTAATAAGACTCTAGGAGAATTGAAAGAGCTCGGTGTATTGTGGCGAGTAGTTGCTCCAAAAGGTTGTAATAAGACTCTAGGAGAATTGAAAGAAATTCAGTATTGACATACACCCTAATCTCGCCAGCGGTTGTAATAAGACTCTAGGAGAATTGAAAGCCGTGAGAAGCCCTTGTAGCGCTTGAGGAAGTGGGTGTTGTAATAAGACTCTAGGAGAATTGAAAGGTGTAGTTGAAGTCAATACCATATGTCGCCGAGTAGTTGTAATAAGACTCTAGGAGAATTGAAAGAGCTTGAGATGAGGAAGCACATGACTCTTGCAAACCGTTGTAATAAGACTCTAGGAGAATTGAAAGGCCCATCTCGGTCGAGAGGTAGTCAGCTATCGCACCGTTGTAATAAGACTCTAGGAGAATTGAAAGAAGACTTCAAAGGTTCCCTCTCCTAACCTAAGCCCGTTGTAATAAGACTCTAGGAGAATTGAAAGCCAAGAGCCTCTGCCTCTCAGTGAGCAAGATGTTCCTCGTTGTAATAAGACTCTAGGAGAATTGAAAGACGCAGGAATCGGTTGCGATTCGTTTCGAGGCATATCGTTGTAATAAGACTCTAGGAGAATTGAAAGGAGATAAAAGAGCGCCTTGAGGCGACCCTTGACTGGGTTGTAATAAGACTCTAGGAGAATTGAAAGCTATCACGTCGTCAGCCTCTTCCCTCTTCAAGGACTGGGTTGTAATAAGACTCTAGGAGAATTGAAAGGAAGGCATTGGAAGAGAGGAACCAGCGCATCAAGGAAGTTGCAATAAGACTCTAGGAGAATTGAAAGTGACTAAAGCCGTCAAGATTTACAAGAACAAGTACATGTTGCAATAAGACTCTAGGAGAACAAAACGATGAAAAACCCGGGAAGGGTCATCTAAGCAGCATCCCAAAGGAGCGCTCGAAGATCTCGCCGTGGCCGCCAAAGGCCTCGAACATCCGTTCCGAGTACGCGGATGAGGCGACCCTGAGAAACTCCCGCAGGTTCCTCTGTATCTCGTCGGTCATGGGGACGTGGAGGGGCATTGGCTCGTAGTAGTCCAGGCCCTTCATGAGCCCAGTTGAAAAGTACCAGAGCGTCTTCCTGACCTTTCTCCCCTTCACAACGGAAAAGCTTGCCCCGGAGCAGTAGAACGCCGCATGAAGCACGATTATTTTTTCTATCTCAACGCCCTTCCTGAGGAGCCTCTTCCGCTCCGAATCGCCCGAAAGGTCCGTTATCCTGTAGCCGCTCCTTGTCTGGGTGTCGTGAGGAATCCGCAGGTGGTGGACGTCCTCAACCTTTGGGTCATAGACAAGGACATCGGTCCCCCCAACGACAAAGAGCTTTCCATCCCGAACCTCTATAACGGTGTTCTCTGTGCTGAGAACCGTGAGCCCCTTGGCGAGTGCGAGGGCAGACATGGTGCTCTTTCCGCTGTGGGGATAGCCGATGAAGAGAACCGCTCCTCCCTCGGGCCTTACAATGGACACAGAATCGGTGAGGAATATCCTGCCCTTTTTCATACCCGCCCTTGCCGCGGCCTGGAGCAGGAAGAAAATCGGCGCTTCGTTGCCGTAGGCGGAGGGCACCCCCGCCTCAAGCTTGTACCTGTCAACGCCGGAGACATCGTAAATCGCCCCAAAGACCCTGAATCTGTCGCCCTTGAAGCGCTCGATTACAACCTCCGGGTCGCCGGAGCTTTCATCCACGTCGGGCAGGTAACGCCTTGCAAAAAGTCCCCTGAAGCCATCTTCAAAGCCATCATCAAGCTCTCCGGTGAAAAGAACGTTAACTCCGCCTATCCTGAGCGCCATCGCTTCACCCACCATAGGCTGGGCAGGGGGATTTATAACTTTTCCGTGAAACAGGAGAGGGGAAGGGGCCGTTTTGACATTTACATGTCCATCAGTTTTCTGCCTTCCTCCGCGTGAGTCCCAGATGGGCCCACCATGCTAGGAAAAAGACGCCGAGGAACATCGCGGCATCTGTTATCATATCGCCCCAAAAAGTCCCGGGGTTGTAAAGCCTGACAACGCCGCGCATCACATAGCCAAGTGCATAGAAACCAAAAGCTATGAGCAGAGATGTCGAAAACCTCAATCTCACGATGCCCACCGAGAAAAGGAATTAAGAGCCCTCAGCTGAGGGCCGCGAGGAGCTTCTCCAGGAACATCTTCTCCGGATAGGCGCCCTCAAACTGAACCCTGTCCTCCCCGTCCACCTGTATAACAATCTTCGGGACGGCCATGACGCTGTACTGGTCGGCCCACTCAGGGTACTCGATGGCCTCGACCATGTCACCGAGTATCCTGCCCTTGCCGGCCTTGGCGTTCTCAAGGGCGAACTTGTGGGCCATCCTGACTGCCAGCGGGCAGTACGGGCAGGTTGGGGTGACGAAGACGAGTATCCTGACGTCCCTGTCGACCTTGGCAAGCTCCTCTTTGCTGTCGGGCATGAGGTCGGTGGTGGCGTTGCTGACGTCAACGATGTCCTCCAGGAACGCCCCGAACTCGTGGCCAGCCGGAAGGCCGAAGAACCTGACGCCCATGTCCCTGCCGTCCTGGGTTATGGTGACGGCCGGAGCGCGGTCGATCCTGTACTGCTCGGCGAGCTTCCTGCCTTCCTCACTGTCGAAGTCGTGGAACTCGTAGGTGAGCTTGTCGCTCAGCTCCGCGAGCTCCTGGACAAGCTGTTTGAGCTGGTCGCAGTACTGGCAGTGCTCTTTTCCTATAAATCCGATGATCTTGACCGGGTTCGTCATCTTGGAGAAGAACTCCTCCCTGATGACCTTCTTGTCCGCGTCGCTAATCAATCCCATTCCAAACACCTCCACATAAGGTTTATAACGATTGGATTACAATCTCTCCGTAGGATTCAAACTCCGGTTTGCAACCTAAGGTTGAATGTTCACTATATAAGCTTTGCGTCACAGATTTGGGTGGTGTAGGTCATGAGTGAACCCGACATCTTTTACATACTGGGGAACAAGGTGAGGCGCGACCTGCTCAGCCACCTCACCTGCACCGAGTGCTACTTTAGCTTCCTCAGCAGCAAGGTTAGCGTGTCCTCAACGGCGGTGGCAAAACACCTTAAAATCATGGAGCGCGAGGGAATACTCAAATCCTACGAGAGAGAAGGGCCGTTCATAGGGCCGGCCAGGAAGTACTACAACATAGCGATCTCCAGGACTTACGTCACAACGGTGACGCCGAACCTCTTCTGGTACAGGGGGCTTGACCTCGGGGACTTCTCCTTCGAGAAGGCAGAGATTGACCTGACTCGCATACCCATAGAGCACGAGAGCCTTCTCGGGATGGTAAACTCCTTCCTTGATCTCCAGAAAGAACTTGAAAAGATACTCCAGGCGCTTCAGGCGGTGGAAAGCAGGCGCGACAGGCTTATGAAGGAGATCAAAGAGCGCTATCTCCAGGAGATAGGCGATATGACCCAGCTCGCAATACTCCACTACCTCCTGCTGGCCGGCGAAGCCACTATCGAGGACTTGAGCGACAGGCTTAACC
This window of the Thermococcus thermotolerans genome carries:
- the cas2 gene encoding CRISPR-associated endonuclease Cas2 — protein: MYVLIVYDVNVKRVNNVKKFLRQHLHWVQNSVFEGEITKAEFERIKATLRELIDEDEDSVVIYRFRSMPAREVIGVEKNPMGDVI
- a CDS encoding PD-(D/E)XK nuclease family protein, with product MNFKPFEVRRDREQFQKILGRARIVISGVKQLEAGNFPNWIKPRWKDECEGCLFRPICDAVEAK
- the pdo gene encoding protein disulfide oxidoreductase, whose product is MGLISDADKKVIREEFFSKMTNPVKIIGFIGKEHCQYCDQLKQLVQELAELSDKLTYEFHDFDSEEGRKLAEQYRIDRAPAVTITQDGRDMGVRFFGLPAGHEFGAFLEDIVDVSNATTDLMPDSKEELAKVDRDVRILVFVTPTCPYCPLAVRMAHKFALENAKAGKGRILGDMVEAIEYPEWADQYSVMAVPKIVIQVDGEDRVQFEGAYPEKMFLEKLLAALS
- the surR gene encoding sulfur metabolism transcriptional regulator SurR, giving the protein MSEPDIFYILGNKVRRDLLSHLTCTECYFSFLSSKVSVSSTAVAKHLKIMEREGILKSYEREGPFIGPARKYYNIAISRTYVTTVTPNLFWYRGLDLGDFSFEKAEIDLTRIPIEHESLLGMVNSFLDLQKELEKILQALQAVESRRDRLMKEIKERYLQEIGDMTQLAILHYLLLAGEATIEDLSDRLNLKEREVLVKAQELDRFIPLIIKDGTIKIDEKKLKQKLGGVEYAGENKGRG